Proteins encoded within one genomic window of Gemmatimonadaceae bacterium:
- the lexA gene encoding repressor LexA, which yields MTDPLTHIERKVYHYLLDFLAEHTYQPSVREIGRRLRIKSTKTVAELLQSLADKGYLEREPGRSRGVKIVGAASMGGVQPVPLYARVNPVQPYLTSENRERFVQVDRSLVPTDDTWLLRVVGNDMANRGVLAGDWALISPSTRARDGDLVAARIGAHVVVRLVTHLGAVLSLSTATEGAPETFLGPADDFAVLGVVVGVMRAREEPDAGEPGAPFGHRPS from the coding sequence GTGACCGATCCGCTCACCCATATCGAGCGGAAGGTCTATCACTACCTTCTCGACTTCCTAGCGGAACACACGTATCAGCCCAGCGTCCGCGAGATCGGTCGGCGCCTTCGCATCAAGTCGACCAAGACGGTCGCCGAGCTGCTGCAGTCGCTGGCCGACAAGGGATATCTCGAACGTGAGCCTGGTCGCTCGCGCGGGGTGAAGATCGTCGGCGCCGCGAGCATGGGTGGAGTGCAGCCCGTGCCGCTCTACGCCCGCGTGAACCCGGTGCAGCCGTACCTCACCAGCGAGAATCGTGAGCGCTTCGTGCAGGTCGACCGCTCCCTCGTCCCGACCGACGACACCTGGTTGCTGCGCGTCGTTGGTAACGACATGGCAAACCGTGGCGTGCTTGCCGGCGACTGGGCGCTGATCAGTCCCTCGACGAGGGCACGCGATGGGGATCTCGTGGCCGCCAGGATCGGTGCGCACGTCGTCGTAAGGCTCGTCACGCACCTTGGCGCCGTGCTTTCGCTCTCGACCGCCACCGAGGGCGCGCCAGAGACCTTCCTTGGCCCTGCCGACGACTTCGCGGTGCTCGGCGTGGTCGTGGGCGTCATGCGCGCACGCGAGGAGCCAGACGCCGGTGAGCCCGGGGCTCCCTTCGGACATCGACCATCGTGA
- a CDS encoding dicarboxylate/amino acid:cation symporter: MIRHAWWGAWSDGGRVLAALGLGVAVGIGVAAVDGAFAIRLSAVLQPIGTLWVNAIRMTVIPLVVSLLITGIASVSDLRAVGALGRRTLLVFGALLMASALLTLLVAPAIFAWFPADAVGRIALPPGAAEAARDVAAGGAAGVGVVDWFTSLIPTNPVAAAASGNMVSLILFTALLGLAVAHSAPHTREPLVRFFAALGDAMLHLVRWIIALAPVAVFALVMPLAAQAGTSLVGAVGFYIAAFAATCALATLMFHAIVRVAGGMGLLAFSRAVLPTQLIGVSCSSSVASLPAMVASADALAIPARVSGFVLPLAVSIFKPAAPVAWIVGVLFIGRFYGIDVGAQSLAIVAAASVFLSFAAPGVPRGAFLLLTPLFTAIGLPAEGIGVLIAVDLIPDMCATVVNVTGDVAATALVATRADAAARTPESAAD; this comes from the coding sequence ATGATCCGTCATGCCTGGTGGGGCGCGTGGTCCGACGGCGGGCGCGTGCTCGCCGCGCTTGGGCTCGGGGTGGCGGTTGGCATCGGGGTCGCCGCGGTCGATGGTGCGTTTGCGATCCGGCTGTCCGCGGTGTTGCAGCCCATCGGCACGCTGTGGGTGAACGCCATCCGGATGACGGTCATTCCGCTCGTGGTCTCGCTCCTCATCACGGGGATCGCCTCGGTGTCGGATCTGCGGGCCGTGGGAGCGCTGGGGCGACGCACCCTGCTCGTGTTTGGGGCGCTGCTCATGGCCAGCGCGCTGCTGACGCTGCTGGTCGCCCCGGCGATCTTCGCCTGGTTCCCGGCAGACGCGGTGGGACGGATCGCGTTGCCTCCGGGCGCAGCCGAGGCGGCGCGTGACGTCGCGGCCGGCGGTGCCGCGGGCGTCGGCGTGGTGGACTGGTTTACGTCGCTCATACCGACCAATCCGGTCGCTGCGGCGGCGAGCGGGAACATGGTTTCGCTGATTCTCTTCACGGCGCTGCTGGGCCTCGCCGTGGCGCACAGCGCGCCTCATACGCGCGAGCCGCTGGTGCGGTTCTTCGCGGCGCTCGGGGATGCGATGTTGCACCTCGTCCGATGGATCATCGCCTTGGCGCCGGTCGCGGTGTTCGCGCTGGTGATGCCGCTCGCTGCGCAGGCCGGAACGTCGTTGGTGGGCGCGGTGGGCTTCTACATCGCAGCCTTCGCCGCGACGTGCGCACTGGCGACGCTGATGTTCCATGCGATCGTGCGCGTGGCGGGCGGCATGGGACTGTTGGCGTTCTCTCGCGCGGTGTTGCCGACGCAACTGATCGGCGTGAGCTGCAGTTCGTCGGTGGCGTCGCTGCCGGCGATGGTGGCAAGCGCGGACGCGCTGGCGATTCCCGCGCGCGTGAGCGGCTTCGTGTTGCCGCTCGCAGTGTCGATCTTCAAGCCCGCCGCCCCCGTCGCCTGGATCGTCGGCGTGCTGTTCATCGGCCGGTTCTACGGCATCGACGTGGGCGCACAATCGCTGGCGATCGTCGCGGCGGCCTCCGTCTTTCTGTCGTTTGCGGCGCCTGGGGTTCCGCGTGGGGCCTTTCTTCTGCTGACGCCTCTGTTCACCGCGATCGGGCTGCCGGCGGAGGGAATCGGCGTGCTCATCGCCGTCGATCTCATCCCTGACATGTGCGCCACAGTGGTCAACGTCACGGGCGACGTGGCCGCGACGGCGCTGGTGGCGACGCGCGCGGACGCGGCAGCGCGAACGCCGGAGTCCGCAGCGGACTGA
- a CDS encoding glutamate--tRNA ligase, with the protein MPASAPRLRFAPSPTGYLHVGGARTALFNWLWARKTGGAFLLRIEDTDKARSTDESTRAIFDGLRWLGLDWDEEVTFQGANLERHRRDAYRLLEAGKAYRDFTTAEELERRRAEAEARGEVFTFDRRLAELPQAELDARIARGDPFTIRFRVPPGSTAWDDLVHGTITFPNKDIDDFIILRSDATPIYNHAVVSDDIAMGITLVMRGDDHISNTPKQILLYEALGAALPQFAHLPMIHGTDGKKLSKRRGAVAVGDYQHEGILPSAMRNFLALLGWSPGGDVEVMSQDELVARFSQDGLLRKAAVFDLKKLEWMNGQHMMLLPIDALDDYLRPFLVAAGLATDAELVERRAWWRALLELLRVRARTVNDLVRLARPYFVSDLSYDEAAVKKHWKDRPATAELLDAVAATLEATDWSAADMESRLRALGESRGIGTKLFQPLRLALTGLAESPGIFDVLLVLGRERSLHRIRAAAAMLRPQG; encoded by the coding sequence ATGCCCGCGTCCGCGCCTCGCCTCCGTTTCGCCCCCTCCCCCACCGGCTACCTCCACGTCGGTGGGGCACGCACCGCCCTCTTCAACTGGCTCTGGGCCCGCAAGACCGGCGGCGCGTTCCTCCTCCGCATCGAGGACACGGACAAGGCCCGTAGCACCGACGAGAGCACGCGCGCCATCTTCGATGGCCTCCGCTGGCTCGGCCTCGACTGGGACGAAGAGGTCACGTTTCAGGGCGCCAACCTCGAGCGCCACCGGCGCGACGCGTACCGCCTCCTCGAGGCCGGCAAGGCGTATCGCGACTTCACCACCGCCGAGGAACTCGAACGCCGGCGCGCCGAGGCGGAGGCGCGTGGCGAGGTGTTCACGTTTGACCGACGCCTGGCCGAGCTGCCGCAGGCCGAGCTCGACGCACGCATCGCCCGCGGCGACCCCTTCACCATCCGCTTCCGCGTTCCGCCGGGAAGCACGGCGTGGGACGACCTCGTCCACGGGACCATCACGTTCCCGAACAAGGACATCGACGACTTCATCATCCTCCGCTCCGACGCCACGCCGATCTACAACCACGCCGTGGTCTCTGACGACATCGCCATGGGCATCACGCTCGTGATGCGCGGGGACGACCACATCTCCAACACGCCCAAGCAGATCCTGCTCTACGAGGCGCTCGGGGCTGCGCTGCCCCAGTTCGCCCACTTGCCGATGATCCATGGCACCGACGGAAAGAAGCTCTCGAAGCGACGCGGAGCGGTCGCGGTCGGTGACTACCAACACGAGGGCATTCTGCCCTCGGCGATGCGCAACTTTCTTGCACTCCTTGGTTGGTCGCCGGGTGGCGACGTCGAGGTCATGTCGCAGGACGAACTCGTGGCGCGCTTCTCACAGGACGGCCTCCTGCGAAAGGCCGCGGTCTTCGACCTGAAAAAGCTCGAGTGGATGAATGGCCAGCACATGATGCTGCTGCCCATCGATGCGCTCGACGACTATCTCCGCCCGTTCCTCGTGGCCGCCGGCCTGGCGACCGATGCCGAGCTCGTGGAACGGCGCGCGTGGTGGCGGGCGCTGCTCGAGCTGCTCCGCGTGCGCGCACGAACCGTGAACGACCTCGTCCGACTCGCGCGGCCGTACTTCGTGAGCGACCTCTCGTACGACGAAGCGGCCGTGAAGAAACACTGGAAAGACAGACCGGCCACGGCGGAACTGCTCGACGCCGTCGCCGCGACGCTCGAGGCCACGGACTGGTCCGCGGCGGACATGGAGTCGCGGCTTCGCGCGCTTGGTGAGAGCCGGGGGATCGGCACGAAGCTCTTCCAGCCGCTTCGCCTGGCGCTGACCGGCCTTGCCGAGAGCCCGGGGATCTTCGACGTCCTGCTCGTCCTCGGCCGCGAACGCTCGCTCCACCGGATTCGTGCCGCCGCCGCCATGCTGCGGCCGCAGGGCTGA
- a CDS encoding DUF2723 domain-containing protein: MASAASVELDYRPSYLAATVAGALVLVLYVLTLGPSTAMWDTSEYIAAAYTMGLPHPPGNPFFVLLGRFFTILPIAPSVAARVNLLAALCSAVSAGMWFLITERVLVSWFAERWQRIVGGSVAALIGATAFTVWSQSVVNEKVYTVALAGVALIAWLTVRWCDDPDGPKADRILILIAYILGLGYANHMAGMLAAPAVGLAVLIRRPATLLRWRLILMGVVAVVIGMTPFATQPIRAAYQPLINEGEPTGCTNGLKFDCTFSKKTWDNFKYNFNREQYGKPPVTERNAPFTAQVGMWWLYFKWQWWRDPYGTNQPLQAVLAALFLVLGLFGGWVHWKRDKQSFWFFGPLMFTMTLLLIYYLNFKYGASQAPQLGDAVDREVRDRDYFYLWSFSAWSVWASLGLVFVWETVASLLGSDPVKLGKETLELPRRRSWMLAAPVLLVACVPMVGNWGASTRKGDDTTLAFAYDLLNSVEPYGVLVTVGDNDTFPLWYAQEVEGIRQDVVIANTSLLNTDWYTRQLIRNPIREYDAARGPAIYRGQSWKKPATPPVRMTLDQADSIPLAYQLPDTVGFEACGTIAARIEPRVLTRADIVVLQMMKDNCGERPIYFSRTAGSYGRELGVEAYLVTQGLARKLLPSVPSPTGQDPLLVPGEGFVAVARTKALWEDVFRGKASFIRKDGWVDKPSVGIPALYVQTGFMIYDMLHTTGDRQGAAKALEDAKQIAQATRIAEFFNFAAAESLAIPPDAKGDVSPVVPLDLGKDSGKK; encoded by the coding sequence ATGGCATCCGCAGCTTCTGTCGAACTCGACTACCGCCCGTCGTACCTCGCGGCAACCGTAGCCGGGGCGCTCGTCCTCGTCCTGTACGTCCTCACGCTGGGGCCGTCGACCGCCATGTGGGACACGAGCGAATACATCGCGGCCGCCTATACCATGGGACTCCCGCACCCACCCGGGAACCCGTTCTTCGTGCTCCTCGGGCGGTTCTTCACGATCCTGCCCATCGCACCGTCGGTCGCCGCGCGCGTGAACCTCCTCGCCGCCCTCTGCAGTGCGGTCTCGGCGGGCATGTGGTTCCTCATCACCGAGCGGGTTCTGGTCAGCTGGTTCGCCGAACGGTGGCAGCGCATCGTGGGCGGCAGCGTGGCCGCCCTGATCGGCGCCACCGCGTTTACGGTCTGGAGCCAGTCCGTCGTGAACGAGAAGGTGTACACGGTGGCGCTCGCGGGCGTGGCGCTCATTGCCTGGCTCACCGTGCGCTGGTGCGACGATCCCGACGGACCCAAGGCGGACCGCATCCTCATCCTGATCGCGTACATCCTGGGCCTGGGGTATGCCAACCACATGGCCGGCATGCTCGCCGCGCCGGCGGTCGGGCTGGCCGTCCTCATTCGACGGCCCGCGACGCTGCTGCGTTGGCGGCTCATCCTCATGGGAGTGGTGGCGGTGGTCATCGGTATGACGCCCTTCGCCACGCAACCCATCCGCGCGGCCTATCAGCCGCTGATCAACGAGGGCGAGCCCACGGGCTGTACCAATGGCCTCAAGTTCGACTGCACCTTCAGCAAGAAGACCTGGGACAACTTCAAGTACAACTTCAATCGAGAGCAATACGGCAAGCCCCCGGTGACCGAGCGCAACGCACCGTTCACCGCGCAGGTCGGCATGTGGTGGCTCTACTTCAAGTGGCAGTGGTGGCGCGACCCATACGGGACCAACCAGCCGTTGCAGGCAGTTCTCGCCGCGCTGTTCCTCGTGCTTGGACTGTTTGGCGGCTGGGTGCACTGGAAACGTGACAAACAGTCGTTCTGGTTCTTCGGGCCGCTCATGTTCACCATGACGCTGCTGCTCATCTACTACCTGAACTTCAAGTACGGAGCGTCCCAGGCGCCACAGCTCGGAGACGCGGTGGATCGTGAGGTCCGCGACCGCGACTACTTCTACCTCTGGAGTTTCTCGGCGTGGAGCGTCTGGGCCTCCCTCGGCCTCGTGTTCGTGTGGGAGACCGTCGCGTCTCTGCTCGGGAGCGACCCGGTCAAGCTGGGCAAGGAAACGCTCGAACTCCCGCGGCGACGCAGCTGGATGCTCGCGGCCCCCGTGTTGCTGGTGGCCTGTGTGCCGATGGTCGGCAACTGGGGAGCCTCGACGCGCAAGGGCGACGACACCACCCTCGCGTTTGCCTACGACCTGCTCAACTCGGTGGAACCGTACGGCGTCCTCGTGACGGTGGGCGACAACGACACGTTCCCGCTCTGGTACGCGCAGGAGGTGGAGGGCATTCGCCAGGACGTCGTGATCGCCAACACGTCGCTGCTCAACACCGACTGGTACACGCGACAGCTCATCCGCAACCCGATCCGTGAGTACGACGCGGCCAGGGGGCCGGCGATCTACCGCGGCCAGAGCTGGAAGAAGCCGGCGACGCCACCGGTCAGGATGACGCTGGACCAGGCCGACTCGATCCCGCTCGCCTATCAGCTCCCCGATACCGTGGGCTTCGAGGCGTGTGGGACGATTGCCGCGCGCATCGAACCTCGCGTGCTGACGCGCGCCGACATCGTCGTACTGCAGATGATGAAGGACAACTGCGGCGAGCGGCCCATCTACTTCTCCCGCACGGCCGGCAGCTACGGCCGCGAACTCGGCGTCGAGGCCTATCTCGTGACGCAGGGGCTTGCACGCAAGCTGCTGCCCAGCGTGCCCTCGCCGACCGGCCAGGATCCCCTGCTCGTGCCCGGCGAAGGGTTTGTCGCCGTGGCGCGCACCAAGGCCCTCTGGGAAGACGTCTTCCGCGGCAAGGCGTCGTTCATCCGCAAGGATGGTTGGGTCGACAAGCCGTCGGTCGGCATTCCCGCCCTCTACGTGCAGACCGGGTTCATGATCTACGACATGTTGCACACCACCGGAGACCGGCAGGGAGCGGCCAAGGCGCTCGAGGACGCAAAGCAGATCGCACAGGCCACGCGCATCGCGGAGTTCTTCAACTTTGCTGCCGCCGAGTCGCTGGCGATTCCGCCCGACGCCAAGGGCGACGTCAGCCCGGTGGTTCCGCTCGACCTCGGGAAGGACAGCGGCAAGAAGTAG
- a CDS encoding DNA alkylation repair protein, giving the protein MPASGTIRDVLGQLEAAGTQRTREGMARFGIVAPRAFGVSLTDIQKIAKRVGRDHELALGLWKTGWYEARLLAAFVDDPACVSASQMDAWARDFDNWAVCDTLCFKLFDRTPHAWKKVHQWAPRSQEFVRRGAFALVASLGVHDRVASDAQFLATLPLIERYATDERNFVKKGVSWALRVVGRRSRALHGPALALARRLGDSDDAAARWIGKDASRELEGAVVKRHLARKAAAAGRRARR; this is encoded by the coding sequence ATGCCTGCTTCAGGCACCATCCGCGACGTTCTGGGCCAGCTCGAAGCGGCGGGGACGCAACGCACCCGCGAGGGAATGGCCCGCTTCGGCATCGTCGCCCCCCGCGCGTTCGGCGTCTCGCTCACCGATATCCAGAAGATCGCCAAGCGTGTCGGTCGGGACCACGAGCTCGCGCTTGGCCTCTGGAAGACCGGCTGGTACGAGGCACGGCTCCTCGCCGCGTTCGTCGACGACCCGGCGTGCGTCTCCGCGTCGCAGATGGATGCCTGGGCGCGCGACTTCGACAACTGGGCCGTCTGCGACACGCTCTGCTTCAAGCTGTTTGATCGGACGCCACACGCCTGGAAGAAGGTGCATCAGTGGGCGCCAAGGTCGCAGGAGTTCGTTCGACGGGGCGCGTTCGCCCTGGTGGCAAGCCTCGGGGTGCACGACCGCGTGGCGAGCGACGCGCAGTTTCTCGCCACGCTGCCGCTCATCGAGCGATACGCGACGGACGAACGGAACTTCGTGAAGAAGGGCGTGAGCTGGGCGCTGCGTGTGGTTGGACGGCGCAGTCGGGCGCTGCACGGCCCCGCACTTGCTCTCGCTCGACGGCTCGGCGACTCCGACGACGCCGCGGCGCGGTGGATCGGCAAGGACGCGTCCCGCGAGCTGGAGGGCGCGGTGGTGAAGCGCCACCTCGCGCGCAAAGCCGCTGCCGCCGGGAGACGAGCGCGACGCTGA
- a CDS encoding asparagine synthetase B, translated as MLLALLALAGRPAHSQQLLVPMDDAQTNALKAYGLTFNALRDGNKAEWLINYRGGSFLLPDTPELRKRATLDGITFEPQAAAQVAAIRAQIAGSNMDAVSLERAPRIAIYKPLKSPPWDDAVTLALRYAGIEFTSMYDEELMNGDLSKVDWLHLHHEDFTGQLNKLYLGFRDTPWFIEQREAQLAVARKLGMPNIPALKKAVAEKMRQFVERGGFLFAMCGATETLSLAIAAHSTDIAGSFADNTPVDDNADQKLDWERSFAFRGVHLEPSPFVNSMSDIDGHQVNVPGRRQPLGQFSLFSFSAKFDPVSSMLVQNHRTVIPDFYGVTTSFSKSTLKPNVTVLAQEEGAPWVKYLHGDYGKGSWTYLGGHDPEDPQHNIGAAPTDLALHPNSPGYRLILNNVLFPAAKKKPLKT; from the coding sequence ATCCTGCTTGCCCTGCTGGCGCTGGCTGGCCGTCCGGCCCACAGTCAGCAACTGCTCGTGCCGATGGACGACGCACAGACCAACGCACTCAAGGCCTACGGCCTCACGTTCAACGCGCTGCGTGACGGCAACAAGGCCGAGTGGTTGATCAACTACCGGGGCGGCTCGTTCCTGCTCCCCGATACGCCCGAACTGCGCAAACGCGCGACGCTCGACGGGATCACGTTCGAACCGCAGGCCGCCGCGCAGGTGGCGGCCATCCGGGCCCAGATCGCAGGCTCGAACATGGACGCGGTGTCGCTCGAGCGCGCACCGCGCATCGCCATCTACAAGCCCCTCAAGTCGCCGCCGTGGGACGACGCGGTGACTCTCGCCCTCCGCTACGCCGGCATCGAGTTCACGTCCATGTACGACGAAGAACTGATGAACGGCGACCTCTCCAAGGTCGACTGGCTCCACCTGCATCACGAGGACTTCACCGGCCAGCTCAACAAGTTGTACCTTGGCTTTCGCGACACGCCGTGGTTCATCGAACAGCGTGAGGCACAGCTCGCCGTGGCGCGCAAGCTCGGCATGCCCAACATCCCCGCACTGAAGAAAGCGGTGGCGGAAAAGATGCGACAGTTCGTGGAGCGGGGCGGCTTTCTGTTTGCGATGTGTGGGGCCACCGAGACGTTGTCGCTGGCCATCGCGGCCCATTCGACGGACATCGCGGGCAGCTTTGCCGACAATACGCCGGTGGACGACAATGCGGACCAGAAGCTCGACTGGGAGCGTTCGTTTGCGTTCCGCGGCGTGCACCTCGAGCCCTCGCCTTTCGTGAACTCGATGAGCGACATCGATGGGCATCAGGTCAACGTGCCCGGGCGTCGCCAGCCGTTGGGTCAGTTTTCGCTGTTTTCGTTCTCGGCAAAGTTCGATCCCGTGTCGAGCATGCTGGTGCAGAACCACCGCACCGTCATCCCTGACTTCTACGGGGTGACGACGTCGTTCTCGAAGAGCACGCTCAAGCCGAACGTCACGGTGCTGGCGCAGGAAGAGGGCGCACCGTGGGTGAAGTACCTGCACGGCGACTATGGCAAGGGCTCATGGACGTATCTGGGCGGCCACGACCCGGAGGATCCCCAACACAACATCGGCGCGGCCCCGACCGACCTCGCGCTGCATCCGAACTCGCCCGGATATCGGTTGATCCTGAACAACGTGTTGTTCCCCGCCGCCAAGAAGAAGCCGCTCAAGACCTGA
- a CDS encoding fumarylacetoacetate hydrolase family protein, whose translation MPLVPRPSKIVCIGRNYAEHARELGNAVPDSEPLFFLKPPSSLIGTGDAIVLPPQSSQVEHEGEIAVLIGSTLRHASEAEARRAVRAIVALNDITARDLQRKDSQWTRAKGFDTFCAVGEPFFGEVDLANIEVITRVNGAERQRGNSSQMVFSIPFCLSFISHIMTLEPGDLVATGTPAGVGRLSSGDQVEVELVGISTVRNPVV comes from the coding sequence ATGCCTCTCGTACCGCGCCCGTCAAAGATCGTGTGCATCGGCCGCAACTACGCCGAACACGCCCGGGAACTCGGGAATGCCGTCCCCGACTCGGAGCCGCTGTTCTTCCTCAAGCCGCCGTCGAGCCTCATCGGCACCGGAGACGCGATCGTTCTCCCGCCGCAGTCGTCGCAGGTCGAGCACGAAGGCGAGATCGCCGTGCTGATCGGGTCCACGCTCCGCCACGCCTCCGAAGCGGAGGCGCGGCGCGCGGTGCGGGCGATCGTGGCGCTGAACGATATCACCGCGCGTGATCTGCAGCGCAAGGATTCGCAATGGACGCGCGCGAAGGGATTCGACACGTTCTGCGCGGTGGGCGAGCCATTCTTCGGCGAAGTCGATCTCGCCAACATCGAGGTCATCACCCGGGTGAACGGCGCCGAGCGGCAGCGTGGGAATTCCAGTCAGATGGTCTTTTCGATTCCCTTCTGCCTGTCGTTCATCTCGCACATCATGACCCTGGAACCTGGAGATCTGGTTGCCACGGGCACGCCGGCGGGTGTCGGGCGACTAAGTTCCGGGGATCAGGTCGAGGTGGAACTCGTGGGGATCAGCACGGTGCGAAATCCGGTTGTCTGA
- a CDS encoding helicase has translation MRLTPVVAAAVRTAIQLAGGREVCFVCKVDDDGVITAARVVARGDVRSVLALPGFAQRGEMLLHNHPSGVLEPSGPDLDIAARLHDDGIGFAITDNGATDVYVVVEVPREEKVAPLDLSAIDRTLGPTGEIAVAHGRYEDRPTQRDYARAIARLYNSGGIGLLEAGTGVGKSLGYLIPALRWAAANAERTIVSTNTITLQEQLVGKDLPFLAGALADQPVRFALLKGWRNYLCLLRLEQARGAGATLFEDGMTTEVEALHAWAEQTSDGSLADLPVAPRAEVWDEVAAEPDLCLRLQCPVFDKCFVFAARRRAAQADVVVVNHHLLLADVAVRRASQNWEEAAVLPPFSRLVVDEGHHLEDAAASHLGASVTRRGMTRLFARLERRGRGLLPTLAQRLGTRRDILSTASLDLVHARLFPSTNAAREKAAVVFDLLDGVLQEAGAPVMRLTSAFDEHPVWAAGLEASLDDVLRELTLMSDNLRLIRERMESDERLIDLNAQLLGELKGVARRLDLSSDALRQTLRPSGRLKTVRWLEVRGRERNVVATAVPLDLAPILREDLFRRVDTTIVTSATLATEGRFDFMRGRLGLTEEDVEPDVAAHASPFDYRTQSLLAVPLDVPAPNVDGEAHFQAVVDAVAVLADASGGGVFALFTSHRDVREAARLLRERGLGARLPFLVHGEESRDILLQRFREAGNAVLFGTTTFWEGVDVPGQALRGLVIARLPFRVPTEPLTAAHCEAISARGGDPFQEYMLPHAALRLKQGFGRLIRTREDRGVVLLMDSRVASRRYGEDLLDGLPPASRVLAPWADVERAVRRFYR, from the coding sequence ATGCGTCTCACACCTGTCGTCGCCGCCGCCGTCCGCACCGCGATCCAGCTCGCGGGCGGGCGCGAGGTCTGCTTCGTGTGCAAGGTGGACGACGACGGCGTGATCACCGCGGCGCGGGTGGTGGCTCGGGGCGATGTGCGGAGCGTGCTCGCGCTGCCCGGGTTCGCGCAGCGCGGAGAGATGCTGCTGCACAACCATCCGAGTGGCGTGCTCGAACCCTCGGGTCCCGACCTCGACATCGCCGCGCGGCTGCACGACGACGGGATCGGGTTCGCGATCACCGACAACGGCGCCACAGATGTCTATGTCGTGGTCGAGGTGCCTCGCGAGGAAAAGGTCGCCCCCCTGGACCTTTCCGCCATCGACCGCACCCTGGGGCCCACGGGCGAGATCGCCGTCGCCCACGGTCGCTACGAGGACCGGCCCACGCAGCGTGACTACGCCCGCGCGATCGCCAGGCTCTACAACTCTGGCGGGATCGGGCTGCTCGAAGCCGGAACGGGGGTCGGAAAGTCGTTAGGCTACCTCATCCCGGCGTTGCGCTGGGCGGCCGCCAACGCCGAGCGCACGATCGTGAGCACCAACACCATCACGCTGCAGGAGCAGCTGGTGGGCAAGGACCTGCCCTTCCTCGCCGGGGCGCTGGCCGACCAGCCCGTGCGCTTTGCGCTGCTCAAGGGGTGGCGGAACTACCTGTGTCTGCTCCGGCTCGAGCAGGCGCGTGGAGCGGGGGCGACGCTCTTTGAGGACGGCATGACCACGGAGGTCGAGGCCCTGCATGCGTGGGCCGAGCAGACGAGTGACGGGTCACTTGCCGATCTGCCGGTCGCTCCTCGCGCGGAGGTGTGGGACGAGGTGGCCGCCGAGCCCGACCTGTGCCTCAGGCTGCAGTGCCCGGTCTTTGACAAGTGCTTCGTGTTTGCTGCACGTCGACGCGCGGCCCAGGCCGACGTGGTTGTGGTCAACCACCATCTGCTGCTTGCTGACGTTGCCGTGCGACGCGCCTCGCAGAACTGGGAGGAAGCCGCCGTGCTGCCCCCGTTTTCGCGGCTCGTGGTCGACGAGGGTCACCACCTGGAAGACGCCGCCGCAAGCCACCTCGGCGCGTCGGTGACGCGGCGCGGCATGACTCGCCTGTTTGCCCGGCTCGAACGGCGTGGTCGCGGACTCCTGCCGACCCTCGCGCAGCGGCTCGGAACGCGGCGCGACATCCTGAGCACCGCGAGCCTCGACCTGGTGCACGCCAGGCTGTTTCCGTCGACGAATGCGGCGCGCGAGAAGGCGGCCGTGGTGTTCGACCTGCTCGATGGCGTGCTGCAGGAAGCCGGTGCTCCCGTCATGCGCCTGACGAGTGCGTTCGACGAGCACCCCGTCTGGGCCGCTGGGCTCGAGGCGTCGCTCGACGACGTGTTGCGTGAGCTGACCCTGATGAGCGACAACCTGCGGCTGATCCGGGAACGCATGGAGTCCGACGAGCGGCTGATCGACCTCAATGCCCAGCTGCTCGGCGAACTGAAGGGCGTGGCCAGGCGGCTCGACCTCTCGTCCGACGCGCTGCGTCAGACCCTGCGTCCCTCGGGGCGCCTGAAGACGGTGCGATGGCTCGAAGTCCGCGGTCGCGAACGCAACGTGGTGGCGACCGCAGTGCCGCTGGACCTGGCGCCGATCCTCCGCGAGGACCTGTTTCGCCGCGTCGACACCACGATTGTCACGAGCGCCACCCTTGCCACCGAGGGCCGATTCGACTTCATGCGCGGTCGACTCGGCCTCACCGAGGAGGACGTCGAACCGGACGTCGCGGCCCATGCGTCGCCGTTCGACTACCGCACGCAGTCGCTGCTCGCGGTTCCGCTGGACGTGCCCGCGCCTAACGTCGACGGCGAGGCGCACTTTCAGGCCGTGGTGGACGCCGTGGCCGTTCTCGCCGACGCCTCCGGTGGCGGGGTGTTTGCGCTGTTCACGAGCCATCGCGACGTGCGCGAGGCAGCGCGACTTCTGCGCGAGCGCGGCCTCGGCGCACGCCTGCCGTTCCTCGTGCACGGTGAGGAGTCCCGCGACATCCTCCTGCAGCGGTTTCGTGAGGCGGGCAATGCGGTGCTGTTCGGCACCACGACGTTCTGGGAGGGGGTGGACGTGCCGGGGCAGGCGCTGCGTGGCCTCGTCATCGCGCGACTGCCGTTCCGTGTGCCGACCGAGCCTCTGACCGCCGCCCATTGCGAGGCGATCTCGGCCCGTGGCGGAGACCCGTTCCAGGAGTACATGCTTCCCCACGCCGCGCTGCGCCTCAAGCAGGGCTTCGGGCGGCTGATCCGAACGCGCGAGGATCGGGGGGTGGTGCTTCTGATGGACTCGCGCGTGGCCTCACGGCGGTATGGTGAGGATCTCCTCGACGGCCTCCCACCGGCCAGTCGCGTCCTGGCACCGTGGGCAGATGTGGAGCGCGCGGTGCGACGTTTCTATCGCTAG